DNA sequence from the Geitlerinema sp. PCC 9228 genome:
GCTCCTTTTTCCGCCACAACTTGCTTTAAATCTTCACCTTCTACATATTCTTGTACCAAATACTGCTGTCCATCTTCTAAAAAATAGGATAGTAAGTTGGGAATATTGGGGTGTTGGCTTAACTGTTTCAGGCGTTTGGCTTGTTTTTCAAATATTTGAGCGGCGATTTCCGGGTCTTCGGTTCCCTGTTCTTGGGGTAAAAATCGTTTGATAACACAGGGAAATTGCGTAGATTTGTGTTCGTCTTTGGCAAGAAAGGTTCTCCCCAACCCATGATTTCCCAAGATTTGCTGTGCTTGGTATCGTTTGCGCAGTTGCAAATTCGATCCGCAACGCTGGCAAAAACGACTTTCTTCTGGGTTTTTGTACAAACATTCAGGTTTGACGCACTGAGTCATGATTCCAAAACCACCCGTTTCATCTGAGTGAAGTCTAGCAAATGGAAAGAATTTGCTCAGATGGCAGGATTGGCTTTTGGAAATATCAAAAAATCTTGCCATGCCGCCTGATACGCGCCATTTACTAGAGTGGATGGTGCCTGAAAACGGAAGCGATCGCTTAAAGAAAATTAACTTTTTAGCTCCGTCTTTCTACTAAGGATTGGCAGGGGAAGGCTTTTGAGAGGCGGCAGCAGCGGCATTGTGATGCATGAGCAAAAATACATTGTAATAGGTACTGTACTCATCTTGTACGGCGGCTGTAACGCCAATGGAACGAATGGATTCTACCCAAACCTTTTGTTCTGGCGGCAACTCCGGTACCAAAGGGCGATCGCTGTTTAGAGTTTGTTCTAAATCGAGAAAGAAATTACCGTTGTATGGTCTTTGTTCCTGAGGAAAAGTCTTCTGAAACAGTGCTAGTAGGGTGGGCAATGCCCACCCTACAGTTTTTGATGCAAAAATTTTATTTAGTAGGAGTGTATCTAGGC
Encoded proteins:
- a CDS encoding DUF3352 domain-containing protein — protein: MPTLLALFQKTFPQEQRPYNGNFFLDLEQTLNSDRPLVPELPPEQKVWVESIRSIGVTAAVQDEYSTYYNVFLLMHHNAAAAASQKPSPANP